The proteins below come from a single Treponema phagedenis genomic window:
- a CDS encoding DUF1007 family protein, translating to MKKTKFLLFLLILIPAIGFAHPHMFITSQVNFVWDAGKLTGAYVTWKFDRFFSADIIQGYDTNKDGVFNKTETDDVYNNAFIYTSNYYYFIFIRQGATRSSPKSVSQFSVWQKDGILFYRFYVDLSAYPAEKLYFAVYDYSFFCDFRYDTQKPVSFTCDTTVQPQYSIAENKNYPVYYDPFDTISDNKIYDKWKPGLQIYYPYEIELRYNYAAASSK from the coding sequence ATGAAAAAAACCAAATTCCTGTTATTTTTATTGATTTTGATCCCAGCGATCGGCTTTGCCCATCCGCATATGTTTATTACTTCTCAAGTTAATTTTGTTTGGGATGCGGGTAAATTAACAGGTGCCTATGTAACATGGAAGTTTGACAGATTTTTCAGTGCAGATATTATTCAAGGCTACGATACAAATAAAGACGGCGTTTTTAACAAAACAGAAACAGACGATGTCTATAATAATGCTTTTATTTATACCTCAAACTATTATTATTTTATTTTTATCAGGCAAGGGGCAACACGCAGCAGCCCGAAATCGGTAAGCCAATTCAGTGTTTGGCAAAAAGACGGCATCCTGTTTTATCGCTTCTATGTTGACTTATCCGCTTATCCGGCGGAAAAATTATATTTTGCCGTGTACGATTATAGTTTCTTTTGTGATTTCCGCTATGATACACAAAAACCGGTAAGTTTTACCTGTGACACCACTGTGCAGCCGCAATACTCCATCGCTGAAAACAAAAATTATCCGGTATACTATGATCCCTTTGATACTATTTCGGACAATAAAATATATGACAAATGGAAACCGGGCTTGCAAATTTATTATCCCTATGAAATTGAGCTGCGGTATAATTATGCCGCCGCATCATCAAAATAA